A window of the Trichoderma asperellum chromosome 4, complete sequence genome harbors these coding sequences:
- a CDS encoding uncharacterized protein (EggNog:ENOG41), translating to MADLFDIQAQSARLERQGLPQQSQHNNTLPPLHLIHAAEASLPNPSGPGYLSGQPATEVASHITKDIVPALCGQSQSSRYFGFVTGGVLPVAEWADNVVSRMDQNVQVHLPEQSVSTMVENAALEMLLNLLRLGPDWRGRTFTTGATASNVLGLACGREAVLEKKGASVGELGLLGACVKAGVSEIQVLTSGGHSSLSKAASIVGLGRASVKELPRSAAQPWKLDLDAVERELGRQGTVSIIAVSMGEVNTGGYALDNVDEWKKLRNLADQHDAWIHVDGAFGIFSRALETGKDEYQLLHDRADGIDLADSITVDGHKMLNVPYDCGMFFTRTPTILQSVFVNPNAAYLSSGGTAASIPSPLNIGLENSRRFRALPAYAALLSQGRPGYAKLFHNMAQVSRRLAIFLRESPYYELLPDESGDVEEIFIIVLFRAKDRKLNDELVAKINATRQMYVSGTSWKGEKAVRVAVSNWMVDIEREFRVVSALLNAVAEGREFDIEKA from the exons aTGGCAGATCTCTTCGATATTCAAGCCCAATCCGCGCGCCTAGAGCGGCAAGGCCTTCCTCAGCAATCTCAGCATAATAACACACTCCCACCTCTCCATCTCATTCACGCTGCCGAGGCCTCCCTGCCCAATCCATCTGGCCCAGGCTACCTTTCTGGCCAGCCTGCTACCGAAGTTGCCTCGCATATCACGAAAGATATCGTCCCAGCGTTATGCGGTCAATCCCAATCGAGCCGCTATTTCGGCTTCGTCACCGGTGGCGTCCTTCCTGTAGCTGAATGGGCCGACAATGTCGTCTCTCGCATGGATCAAAATGTACAAGTCCATTTGCCTGAGCAATCTGTATCCACAATGGTTGAGAATGCAGCTCTGGAGATGTTGTTGAATCTGCTTCGCCTGGGTCCAGATTGGAGAGGCCGGACTTTCACCACCGGAGCCACTGCCAGCAATGTTCTGGGCTTGGCCTGTGGCAGAGAGGCCGTTCTTGAGAAAAAGGGCGCCTCAGTGGGCGAACTAGGCTTGCTGGGCGCTTGCGTCAAAGCAGGCGTTTCTGAGATTCAAGTCCTTACTAGCGGAGGTCACAGTTCGCTCTCCAAAGCAGCGAGTATAGTTGGTCTAGGGAGAGCGTCTGTCAAGGAGCTTCCTCGAAGTGCGGCTCAGCCTTGGAAGTTGGACCTTGATGCAGTAGAGAGAGAATTGGGCCGCCAAGGAACAGTAAGCATCATTGCTGTCAGTATGGGAGAAGTAAACACTGGTGGCTATGCTCTTGACAATGTCGACGAGTGGAAGAAGTTGAGGAACCTAGCGGATCAACATGATGCCTGGATTCACGTGGATGGAG CCTTTGGAATCTTCAGCCGCGCCTTAGAAACAGGCAAAGACGAATATCAGTTGCTTCATGATCGAGCCGACGGCATCGACCTAGCCGATAGTATCACGGTTGATGGCCACAAGATGCTCAACGTT CCATACGACTGCGGCATGTTTTTCACCCGCACTCCAACTATCCTTCAATCCGTCTTTGTCAACCCAAACGCTGCATATCTCTCTTCCGGCGGCACAGCGGCCAGTATCCCATCTCCTCTAAATATTGGCCTCGAAAACTCGAGGCGATTCCGCGCGCTGCCGGCCTACGCCGCTCTCCTCAGCCAGGGCCGCCCTGGCTATGCCAAGCTATTTCACAACATGGCCCAAGTATCGCGGAGGTTGGCCATTTTCCTGCGAGAGTCGCCGTATTATGAGCTCCTTCCAGACGAGAGCGGTGACGTTGAAGAAATTTTcattattgttttatttaggGCCAAGGATAGGAAGTTGAATGATGAGCTAGTGGCCAAGATCAACGCAACGAGGCAGATGTACGTGAGCGGGACGAGCTGGAAGGGCGAGAAGGCTGTGAGAGTCGCCGTCTCAAATTGGATGGTCGATATCGAAAGAGAATTCCGAGTCGTGTCAGCGCTTTTGAATGCCGTTGCCGAGGGTAGAGAATTCGATATCGAGAAGGCGTAA
- a CDS encoding uncharacterized protein (EggNog:ENOG41), giving the protein MADKSFTTADVSSHKDDANGYWLIVEDGVYDVTNFLEEHPGGSKILKRFAGKNATKAFWKYHNESVLEKYGGKYKIGTVKEAPKL; this is encoded by the exons ATGGCCGACAAGTCTTTCACCACAGCCGACGTCAGCTCGCACAAGGACGATGCGAACGGCTACTGGCTCATTGTCGAGGACGGCGTCTACGACGTCACCA ACTTCCTCGAAGAGCACCCCGGCGGCTCCAAGATCCTGAAGCGCTTTGCTGGCAAGAACGCGACCAAGGCGTTCTGGAAATACCACAATGAGAGCGTGCTGGAGAAGTACGGCGGCAAATACAAGATCGGTACCGTCAAGGAGGCCCCGAAGCTGTAA
- a CDS encoding uncharacterized protein (EggNog:ENOG41~MEROPS:MER0026545~TransMembrane:1 (o249-273i)) yields MIPRHLFRGCGTVRLSDQAPRMTLLATCRQNGSHLRSSISISRNWRPLSQSARRHRPYHEDPHERLRSAKPLVSNALAGKFTNAGTGRNSRTLVVATVAAAVAFYMYNSQTVPVTGRRRFNFLSDTLVAQAYARAAEAIVRQVEEQGGHFLSDWDPRTILVKRVMQRLIPVSGMENLDWEVRVIADSRTANAFVIPGGKVFVHSGILNVCRSEDALAAVLGHEIAHNTASHAAERLSAAWVGNLTVGSLFFLAGALPGLALFGLWNVIGGYYLQDLLFYLPMGRKQESEADYIGLMMMAEACYDPRQAVGFWQRMETIQRLGGQEVPEMLSTHPSNEHRIAKIEQWLPEAMKKRMESDCRTTSAFADRFREALRKRRPIVIEL; encoded by the exons ATGATCCCCCGCCATTTGTTCCGGGGATGCGGCACCGTCCGTTTATCGGACCAGGCTCCTCGCATGACGCTGCTGGCAACCTGTCGACAGAACGGCTCTCATCTGagaagcagcatcagcatcagccgcAATTGGCGCCCCCTATCGCAATCAGCTCGACGACATCGTCCATATCACGAAGATCCCCACGAGCGCCTGCGCAGCGCAAAGCCTCTCGTGTCCAATGCCTTGGCGGGCAAGTTTACCAACGCGGGCACTGGCCGCAACTCGCGCACGCTCGTAGTCGCCACGGTGGCTGCCGCGGTAGCCTTTTACATGTACAACTCGCAGACGGTGCCGGTGactgggcggcggcgcttcAACTTCCTGTCCGACACGCTAGTTGCGCAGGCCTATGCGAGAGCTGCTGAAGCGATTGTGAGGCAGGTCGAGGAGCAGGGAGGGCACTTCTTATCGGACTGGGACCCGCGGACGATTCTGGTCAAGAGGGTTATGCAGAGGTTGATTCCGGTCAGCGGGATGGAGAACCTAGACTGGGAAGTCCGAGTGATTGCGGATAGCC GAACGGCAAACGCTTTTGTTATCCCAGGCGGCAAAGTCTTTGTCCACAGCGGCATTCTCAATGTTTGCCGCAGCGAAGATGCCCTCGCGGCTGTCCTGGGCCACGAAATCGCACACAACACGGCTTCCCATGCTGCGGAGCGCCTATCTGCTGCATGGGTTGGCAACCTCACAGTTGgcagtctcttcttccttgccgGAGCGCTGCCGGGCCTGGCGCTGTTCGGCTTATGGAACGTGATTGGAGGGTACTATTTGCAAGATCTGCTCTTCTACCTACCCATGGGCCGCAAGCAGGAGAGCGAGGCCGACTACATTGGCTTaatgatgatggcagagGCTTGCTACGATCCCCGACAGGCCGTTGGATTCTGGCAAAGGATGGAGACAATACAGCGGCTGGGCGGGCAAGAGGTCCCCGAGATGCTTAGCACGCATCCATCG AACGAGCATCGGATCGCCAAAATTGAGCAGTGGCTGCCggaggcgatgaagaagcgCATGGAGAGCGACTGTAGAACGACATCGGCGTTTGCAGACAGGTTTAGAGAGGCGCTGAGGAAGCGACGGCCAATTGTGATTGAGCTTTAG
- a CDS encoding uncharacterized protein (EggNog:ENOG41), which translates to MGDQPHPLPNTGQGSSELDGCPFTFHCSPPSSSGESCIEPDPQAESMMDSSMSLTESVYNFPRLFGRTYHAYREGSYAFPNDKPEIERLALQDAIFMKIMNNRLYFAPLNDQPPKRVLDIATGAGDWAIAMGDRFPNAKVMATDLSPIQPETVPENVEFYVEDSSEPWDYSESFDYIHTKTTGACWESFETQIAQQAFDTLTPGGWLESQEILPVPHCDDGTLKPDSALGLWFRDFLNAAAEARRPVTEACNLRSIYERVGFVDIHERVYKIPLNGWAKDAKLKEVGKMMELNMQMGLSAFSLGLFSRIYGQTPEQIEVSLVEVRRDVSDPSIHAYLPFYVVWGRKPFPGQI; encoded by the exons ATGGGAGACCAACCACACCCGCTACCAAATACTGGCCAGGGGTCCTCAGAATTAGACGGCTGCCCATTCACCTTTCACTGCTCTCCACCTAGCTCAAGTGGCGAGAGCTGCATTGAACCCGAT CCCCAGGCCGAAAGCAT GATGGACTCGTCTATGTCATTAACCGAAAGCGTTTACAATTTTCCGCGCCTTTTTGGCCGTACCTATCACGCATATAGAGAAGGAT CGTATGCTTTTCCCAACGATAAACCAGAGATAGAACGGTTGGCTTTGCAAGATGCGATATTCATGAAAATCATGAACAACAGGCTCTATTTTGCACCGCTAAATGACCAACCTCCCAAGCGAGTTTTGGACATTGCTACTGGTGCAGGGGACTGGGCCATTGCAATGGGCGATCGTTTCCCAAATGCAAAAGTCATGGCTACAGACCTGTCGCCAATTCAGCCAGAGACTGTCCCTGAAAATGTCGAATTTTATGTGGAAGATTC GTCCGAACCATGGGACTATAGTGAATCTTTCGACTACATTCATACCAAGACGACGGGTGCGTGTTGGGAGTCGTTCGAGACTCAGATTGCCCAACAGGCCTTTGATACGCTGACGCCCGGCGGATGGCTCGAGTCTCAGGAGATTCTTCCCGTACCACACTGCGACGATGGGACTCTCAAGCCAGACAGTGCACTGGGGTTATGGTTTCGTGACTTTTTAAACGCTGCGGCTGAGGCTCGGCGACCGGTGACAGAAGCATGCAACCTTCGAAGCATATATGAGCGCGTGGGTTTCGTTGATATCCATGAGCGTGTTTACAAGATCCCACTGAACGGATGGGCCAAAGATGCAAAGCTAAAGGAAGTTGGTAAGATGATGGAGCTGAACATGCAGATGGGGCTGAGTGCCTTCTCGCTGGGCCTGTTTAGCCGCATCTATGGGCAAACGCCCGAACAGATTGAG GTATCGCTTGTTGAGGTTCGACGAGACGTATCCGATCCATCGATCCACGCCTATCTGCCTTTTTATGTCGTCTGGGGTAGAAAGCCATTCCCAGGTCAAATATAA
- a CDS encoding uncharacterized protein (EggNog:ENOG41), producing the protein MSWGPVASQLCLLSQLKERSVGDKVRFLGCVISYDTSTACLNLGHMYPPGTDETVLVDIELVLETIQPGLTQVGHWVNVVGYIVEGNKSGVQKPLGEKGSPRHIQALLVWPTGPLDVGRYEKSLEDPAARP; encoded by the exons ATGTCGTGGGGGCCTGTGGCCTCGCAGCTCTGTCTGTTGTCACAGCTGAAGGAGCGCTCAGTTGGCGATAAAGTGAGATTCTTGGGATG CGTTATCTCATATGATACTTCTACGGCGTGTCTCAATCTAGGACACATGTACCCGCCCGGAACTGACGAGACTGTGCTGGTGGACATTGAGCTCGTTCTTGAGACTATCCAGCCCGGATTAACACAGGTCGGGCATTGGGTTAATGTTGTGGGGTATATCGTTGAGGGGAACAAGTCAGGTGTGCAGAAGCCATTAGGAGAAAAGGGGTCTCCCAGACATATTCAAGCGCTGTTAGTATGGCCGACGGGACCCTTGGATGTTGGGAGATATGAGAAGAGCCTGGAAGACCCAGCAGCACGGCCTTGA
- a CDS encoding uncharacterized protein (EggNog:ENOG41), whose protein sequence is MSSTPEPRPTYVYKILSSPPIEPFPIQYPLSELDAKDGFVHLSTAMQVPNTADLFFTETPTLWIIKFKLAKLEDPIKWENGFPHLYGNFGARDVVSFAKFDRREGQRWVEWMLDVDWLEW, encoded by the exons ATGTCTTCAACACCTGAGCCTCGCCCGACATATGTCTACAAAATCCTCTCTTCACCTCCCATCGAACCGTTTCCTATTCAGTATCCCCTTTCAGAGCTCGATGCCAAAGATGGATTCGTTCATTTAAGCACGGCAATGCAG GTCCCGAACACGGCTGATTTGTTCTTTACTGAAACTCCCACCCTGTGGATCATCAAGTTTAAGCTGGCGAAGCTGGAGGATCCGATAAAATGGGAGAATGGGTTTCCGCATTTGTACGGCAACTTTGGTGCAAGAGATGTCGTGAGCTTTGCGAAGTTCGATCGGAGAGAGGGGCAGAGATGGGTTGAGTGGATGTTGGACGTAGACTGGCTTGAATGGTAA
- a CDS encoding uncharacterized protein (MEROPS:MER0002281), protein MSWFSIFKRVGILRSSTNRTSTSYLYSNTRRGFATITTMAKRDPTTLSNYDAWRTKHTTANFSIDFENKRLKGSVVLQLESQTDKESKEIILDSRFVKVSSVNVNSTASQWELKPHSDPFGAPLHVQVPDGAAKGDIVNLAIELETTSKCTALQWLTPAQTSNKKHPYMFSQCQAINARSIFPCQDTPDVKSTISFKFTSTLPVVASGVAVGDHTATPGVEKVYEFEQKVPIPSYLFAVASGDIVSAPIGSRSKVVTGPNELEGCKWELERDMEKFLEIAESIVFPYKWGEYNVLVLPPSFPYGGMENPIYTFATPTIISGDRQNVDVIAHELAHSWSGNLVSNASWEHFWLNEGWTVYLERRIEAAVHGEPQFDFSSIIGWKALEDAVAHFGKDHEYTKLIISHDNVDPEDVYSTVAYEKGFHFLYYLDRLVGRENFDKFIPHYFTKWAGKSLDSFEFRDTFVDFFNSLGNEEIKQKVATIDWEGKFYTPGLPPKPEFDTTLAGQCYELAAKWENESYEPSAKDVESFSSNQKIVFLEKLQQQGALSAERAQLLGKVYSLLDTQNVELQFAYLQIALKANDSTSYQNTAELLGRVGRMKFVRPLFRSLNKVDRSLALETFAKYKDFYHPICRGMVEKDLGV, encoded by the exons ATGTCGTGGTTCTCGATCTTCAAGAGAGTCGGTATTTTGCGCAGCAGCACGAATCGCACGTCCACGAGCTACCTGTACTCTAACACTAGGCGGGGCTTTGCTACGATCACCACCATGGCCAAACGGGATCCCACTACGCTGTCCAACTATGACGCTTGGCGCACCAAGCACACCACCGCTAACTTCAGCATTGACTTTGAGAACAAGCGCCTGAAGGGCTCGGTGGTCctgcagctggagagccAGACCGACAAAGAGAGCAAGGAGATCATCCTCGACTCTCGCTTTGTCAAGGTGTCGTCGGTCAACGTCAACTCCACAGCGTCCCAGTGGGAGCTGAAGCCGCACTCCGATCCGTTTGGCGCGCCGCTGCATGTGCAGGTTCCTGATGGCGCCGCCAAGGGTGACATCGTCAACCTGGCCATTGAGCTGGAGACGACCAGCAAGTGCACTGCGCTGCAGTGGTTGACGCCCGCTCAGACCTCTAACAAGAAGCACCCATACATGTTCTCTCAGTGCCAGGCCATCAATGCTCGTTCCATCTTCCCTTGCCAGGATACTCCTGATGTCAAGTCTACCATCAGCTTCAAGTTCACCTCTACCCTCCCAGTCGTTGCTTctggtgttgctgttggtgACCACACGGCTACTCCGGGCGTAGAGAAGGTGTATGAGTTTGAGCAAAAGGTCCCTATCCCCTCATATCTATTCGCTGTTGCCTCTGGCGACATCGTCTCTGCTCCCATTGGTTCCCGTAGCAAGGTCGTCACTGGTCCCAATGAGCTGGAAGGCTGCAAGTGGGAGCTTGAGCGAGACATGGAGAAGTTCCTAGAGATTGCCGAGAGCATTGTCTTCCCATACAAGTGGGGAGAATACAATGTTCTTGTTCTGCCCCCCAGTTTCCCTTATGGAG GCATGGAGAACCCCATCTACACTTTCGCTACCCCTACCATCATCAGCGGCGACAGGCAGAACGTTGACGTGATTGCTCACGAGCTTGCCCACAGCTGGAGTGGTAACCTGGTTTCCAATGCCAGCTGGGAGCACTT CTGGCTTAATGAGGGCTGGACTGTCTATCTGGAGCGACGAATTGAGGCTGCCGTCCACGGCGAGCCTCAGTTTGACTTCTCATCCATTATCGGATGGAAGGCTCTCG AGGATGCCGTTGCGCACTTTGGCAAGGACCACGAATACACaaagctcatcatcagccaTGACAACGTGGACCCTGAGGATGTTTACAGCACCGTTGCTTACGAGAAGGGCTTCCACTTCCTTTACTACCTGGATCGTCTCGTTGGCCGAGAGAACTTTGATAAGTTCATCCCTCACTACTTCACAAAGTGGGCCGGAAAGTCTCTCGACTCTTTTGAGTTCAGAGATACATTTGTGGATTTCTTCAACAGCCTAGGCAATGAGGAGATTAAGCAGAAGGTTGCTACTATTGACTGGGAAGGCAAGTTTTATACTCCGGGCTTGCCTCCTAAGCCCGAGTTCGACACTACCCTTGCTGGTCAATGCTACGAATTGGCTGCGAAGTGGGAAAATGAG TCTTATGAGCCCAGTGCCAAGGATGTCGAATCATTCTCCTCCAATCAGAAGATCGTTTTCCTCgaaaagctgcagcagcaaggcgcTCTGAGCGCTGAACGGGCCCAGCTTCTGGGCAAGGTCTACAGTCTTCTCGACACCCAGAATGTTGAGCTCCAGTTTGCCTATCTGCAGATCGCTCTCAAGGCCAATGACAGCACAAGCTACCAGAACACGGCCGAACTTCTTGGCAGGGTCGGTCGCATGAAGTTCGTCCGACCCTTGTTCCGATCTTTGAACAAGGTTGATCGAAGCCTCGCCCTGGAAACTTTCGCCAAGTACAAGGATTTCTATCACCCCATCTGCAGGGGTATGGTGGAAAAGGATCTTGGAGTCTAG